The Gracilimonas sp. genome includes a region encoding these proteins:
- a CDS encoding thioredoxin family protein codes for MKVLLLATKDCNHRPQLEMRLKKMDIPYTVKYVEEHPELAARFKIRSSPNMIVEGEVVFRGEGEQSLPTKQELKMLFSLKLFDQGKKNLPPKDSFE; via the coding sequence ATGAAAGTACTTCTTTTAGCAACCAAAGACTGCAATCATCGCCCTCAATTAGAAATGAGATTGAAGAAAATGGATATACCTTATACAGTAAAGTATGTTGAAGAACATCCTGAACTGGCTGCCCGTTTCAAAATACGTTCTTCACCAAACATGATCGTTGAAGGAGAAGTTGTATTTCGAGGCGAGGGCGAACAATCTCTTCCCACTAAGCAAGAACTTAAAATGCTTTTTTCTCTGAAACTATTCGACCAGGGTAAAAAAAATCTGCCTCCCAAAGACAGCTTTGAGTAA
- a CDS encoding proton-conducting transporter membrane subunit, giving the protein MAAILLTILAPLAASAWIIVTRKKIGYAALTGAAGSLAGSILLFMAALNGAVTQLQFTGLPGMPFRLEATEMAAVLALVVAVITTFILVYAIGYMKEEKGKLRFWSGITLFMGAMQLLVLAGDWILFVIAWEVMGFASYLLIGTWYWKKEAGDAANKAFIMNRVADLGLYVGVFVIILAGGSSQILAEPVQGVSVVGTLALLLAVMGKSAQVPFQSWLSAAMAGPTPVSALLHSATMVAAGIILLLKAFPLFPPDALFLIGLVGGITILLAGATAIFSEDIKRMLAASTSSQLGFMALAIGAGYPAAALAHLIAHAFMKSSLFLGAGIFQHEMHSTNYEKLKGSGKKLKLAFSGFAVSGLALAGIPPLIGFWSKDAILTAGLQADPASWYFSAVLIGAFFTAIYMGRAFGILWKGHSEPEEKPKKLPWMHLGFLTLVTAVIAGWLFLDPLVETSGFSIPKDNIAMISGLGAAFLGLAAGWFATAPIFKTQVWMFFRDNYPVAGGYTNVIVQPFQMLATGANLIEQFLLQSVFEIGKAFLMLARWLANVPDRAMAFVIDQIGTFNLNIGQWSQITDDRGIVEWIAGLVASIQRLGQYGRNIQSGLVHRELAWSVYGMILALIILSLTYL; this is encoded by the coding sequence ATGGCAGCAATATTACTTACCATATTAGCTCCACTGGCGGCAAGTGCCTGGATTATCGTAACCCGGAAAAAAATAGGGTATGCAGCCTTAACCGGGGCAGCAGGCTCTCTGGCCGGTTCGATACTGCTTTTTATGGCCGCTTTGAACGGCGCTGTTACTCAACTGCAATTTACCGGGCTTCCGGGAATGCCCTTTCGCCTCGAAGCCACAGAAATGGCGGCCGTACTTGCTCTGGTTGTCGCTGTGATTACCACCTTCATTTTAGTGTATGCCATCGGGTATATGAAAGAAGAAAAAGGAAAACTCCGTTTCTGGAGCGGCATAACGCTTTTTATGGGGGCCATGCAGTTGTTGGTGTTAGCCGGAGACTGGATCTTGTTTGTGATAGCCTGGGAGGTTATGGGCTTTGCCTCCTATTTGCTGATCGGCACCTGGTACTGGAAGAAAGAAGCTGGTGACGCCGCAAACAAAGCGTTTATTATGAACCGGGTGGCCGACCTCGGGCTCTATGTCGGGGTATTCGTGATCATTCTTGCCGGCGGGTCCAGCCAGATTTTAGCTGAACCCGTACAGGGCGTTTCTGTAGTGGGAACCCTGGCTCTGCTGCTGGCGGTAATGGGTAAATCGGCACAGGTTCCTTTCCAGAGCTGGCTTTCGGCAGCCATGGCGGGCCCAACACCTGTTTCGGCCCTGCTGCATTCGGCCACAATGGTGGCGGCAGGTATTATTCTGCTGCTTAAAGCCTTCCCTCTTTTCCCGCCGGACGCTCTTTTCTTGATCGGCTTAGTGGGAGGAATAACCATCCTGCTCGCCGGTGCAACTGCCATATTTTCCGAAGATATCAAACGTATGCTTGCCGCGTCCACCTCAAGTCAGCTTGGTTTTATGGCGCTGGCTATTGGCGCCGGGTATCCGGCCGCGGCCCTGGCCCACCTGATTGCCCACGCTTTCATGAAAAGCAGCTTGTTCCTGGGAGCCGGAATCTTTCAGCACGAAATGCATTCCACAAATTACGAAAAGCTCAAAGGCTCAGGAAAGAAACTGAAACTGGCTTTTTCAGGATTCGCCGTGTCCGGGCTGGCCCTGGCCGGGATCCCTCCATTAATCGGCTTTTGGTCGAAGGATGCCATCCTGACGGCAGGCCTGCAGGCCGACCCGGCCTCATGGTACTTTTCCGCTGTGCTGATTGGAGCTTTTTTTACTGCTATCTATATGGGCCGCGCATTCGGAATTTTATGGAAAGGACACAGCGAACCGGAAGAAAAGCCAAAGAAACTGCCTTGGATGCATCTCGGATTTCTAACCCTGGTAACGGCTGTTATTGCAGGCTGGTTGTTTCTGGATCCTTTGGTTGAAACGTCAGGTTTTTCCATTCCAAAAGACAACATTGCCATGATAAGCGGGCTTGGAGCTGCTTTTCTTGGTTTGGCAGCAGGCTGGTTTGCCACCGCTCCCATCTTTAAAACCCAGGTGTGGATGTTTTTCCGGGATAACTATCCCGTAGCAGGCGGCTACACCAATGTTATCGTGCAACCGTTTCAGATGCTGGCAACCGGCGCAAACCTGATCGAACAATTTCTGCTTCAATCTGTCTTTGAGATTGGCAAGGCGTTTTTAATGTTGGCGCGCTGGCTGGCCAATGTGCCGGACCGTGCGATGGCTTTTGTGATCGACCAAATCGGGACATTCAATCTGAACATCGGCCAATGGTCCCAAATAACGGACGATCGCGGCATTGTGGAGTGGATTGCCGGCTTGGTGGCATCCATCCAGCGACTGGGCCAATACGGGCGGAACATTCAATCGGGACTGGTTCACCGCGAACTAGCATGGTCGGTGTACGGTATGATCTTAGCTTTAATTATTTTATCACTAACCTATCTGTAA
- a CDS encoding NADH-quinone oxidoreductase subunit M: MDFSSLPLLSITTFLPVIGALVIMVLRPKQTKTAYGIGIAFASLTLLAAIMIWIQGIGSGLSQVEELSWIPSLGIAYRLGVDGISFPLVLLTAFLFLTSLIFSAKIKDSANIFIQLVLMLETACLGVFLSLDLFLFYVFFEITLVGMYFIIAKWGHEHRKKAALTFFIYTLVGSLFLLLAFLALYLFSDANTFDIQQLITNPTITGLAATLTFWGLFIAFAIKTPLFPFHTWLPLAHTEAPAAGSAILAGVLLKLGTYGFIRFPLQMTPDAFREFAPYVIVIAVFTALYGAFVALAQTDIKRMVAYTSVNHMGYLIFGVAIAAVTTTTSGMIALDGAVLQMISHGVVTGVLFLLVGALQDRTGTREMNEMSGLLKAYPILSGLFMLAAFASLGLPGLAHFPAEFQIFLGGFDVYPVAVGIIIIGLPVTTALYLRAIQKVFLGTLPEGFSGLKDLGSRELWAIVPLILATILIGVYPDSLLSMIHATTNFFGL, encoded by the coding sequence ATGGATTTTTCATCATTACCATTGCTCTCAATCACTACATTCTTGCCGGTTATAGGGGCACTTGTCATTATGGTACTCCGCCCCAAACAAACCAAAACCGCCTATGGTATTGGGATAGCCTTCGCGTCACTCACCCTGTTGGCTGCTATTATGATCTGGATACAGGGTATAGGCAGCGGTTTGTCACAAGTTGAAGAACTCAGCTGGATACCATCCTTAGGCATAGCTTACCGGTTGGGAGTGGACGGCATTAGCTTTCCCCTGGTGCTGTTGACGGCATTTTTGTTCCTGACCTCGCTGATTTTTTCTGCAAAGATCAAGGATAGCGCCAATATCTTTATTCAACTGGTTCTGATGCTGGAGACCGCCTGTCTTGGGGTATTCCTTTCGCTTGACCTCTTTCTTTTTTACGTGTTTTTTGAAATCACTCTTGTTGGCATGTATTTTATCATAGCCAAATGGGGGCACGAACATCGCAAAAAGGCGGCTTTAACTTTCTTTATCTATACCCTGGTAGGCAGTTTGTTTCTGCTGCTGGCGTTTTTGGCGCTGTATCTTTTTTCCGATGCCAATACGTTTGACATACAACAGTTGATAACAAATCCCACCATAACCGGACTTGCAGCTACGCTTACGTTCTGGGGATTATTTATCGCTTTTGCTATTAAAACACCGCTTTTCCCATTCCATACATGGCTTCCTTTGGCTCACACGGAAGCACCTGCTGCCGGAAGTGCCATCCTGGCGGGGGTGTTGCTGAAACTGGGCACCTATGGTTTTATTCGCTTTCCATTGCAAATGACGCCTGATGCATTTCGTGAATTTGCACCTTACGTCATCGTTATTGCCGTCTTTACAGCGCTGTACGGGGCTTTCGTAGCCCTGGCCCAAACCGATATCAAGCGGATGGTGGCCTACACCAGTGTAAACCACATGGGGTATCTGATATTTGGTGTGGCCATAGCAGCCGTCACCACTACCACATCCGGCATGATTGCCCTGGACGGAGCGGTACTTCAAATGATAAGCCACGGTGTGGTTACAGGGGTGCTTTTCCTGCTGGTAGGAGCTCTTCAGGATCGCACTGGTACGCGGGAAATGAACGAAATGAGCGGGCTGCTAAAAGCCTACCCGATTTTAAGCGGACTTTTTATGCTCGCGGCCTTTGCTTCTCTGGGACTGCCCGGGCTGGCTCATTTCCCTGCCGAGTTTCAAATCTTTTTAGGCGGCTTTGATGTGTATCCAGTCGCCGTCGGGATCATCATTATCGGACTACCGGTTACTACAGCCTTGTACCTGCGGGCTATTCAAAAAGTATTTTTAGGTACCCTGCCGGAAGGATTTAGCGGACTTAAAGATTTGGGAAGCCGGGAGCTGTGGGCTATTGTTCCTTTGATATTAGCTACCATACTGATTGGAGTATATCCCGATTCCCTGCTCTCGATGATTCATGCTACAACTAATTTCTTCGGACTGTAA
- a CDS encoding efflux RND transporter permease subunit — protein sequence MKTGIAGKIANAFINSKLTPLLMVLFLGLGFYGTYLTPREEEPQIDVPMADIFIGYPGASPSEIEKRISIPLEKVLSNIEGVEYVYSTSMPDQAMVSARFYVGEDVERSLVRLYNELMKNIDQMPEGATPPMVKTRSIDDVPIMTLTLWSKSYSDFEIRRVADELALEIKQIENVAQAEIHGGRTRQVEVSLDKNKMASYGIDPMKVAAQIQAANQELSSGSFNKNDTQYLVETGSFFRNADEVRNLVVDVQGGDPIYLKSIAQVTDGPEEPAEYVSYGVGNAKAEKSRMNIGESYPAVTLSIAKRPGSDAMFIAEKVQEKVDMLDGSLIPAEITVTTTRNYGETAASKVLSLLEHLLAAILAVTIVVALAMGWRGGLVVFLSVPVTFALTLFLYYIFGYTLNRITLFALIFVTGIVVDDSIIIAENMHRHFKMRKLPLKQAAIAAINEVGNPTILATFTVISAVLPMAFVSGLMGPYMSPMPIGASLAMIFSLIVALIITPWLAYMLLPHVKPEKDESGADKEYRLEDTRIYKWYSRIMKPLLESVTKRWVFIGGVTALLFASILLFVFRMVEVKMLPFDNKNEVQLIIDMPEGTTLERTNAVAREVGLSLKEIPEILDYQIYAGTNAPINFNGLVRSYGLREGANVADIQVNMVDKGERSDQSHAIAKRIRPIVQKVGDKYNANIKVVEVPPGPPVLSTLVTEIYGPDEEQRQRVGRKVKNIFGEMEGIVDVDWMKEAPQTKYKMDVDTEKAMLSGISSRQVVQTVRMALSGQPVSRLYSEDEINDIPIVLKLPENERSGIEQLSRLYMQSASGAMIPVTDLVTVTEDTLESSIYRKNQRRVLYVTAEVAGAIESPVYAILDTGEKIDAIDMPAGYSLDQIFAGQPFMQEDYTLKWDGEWQITYEVFRDLGIAFAVVLVIIYMLIIGWFQDFKVPIIMMIAIPLSLVGILIGHWVLGAFFTATSMIGMIALAGIMVRNSVLLIDFIEIRLNEGETMKQAVIEAGAVRSMPILLTAGTVVIGAFVILFDPIFQGLAISLMGGAIASTALTLLMVPLIYYMVEKKAHQLKDSNTET from the coding sequence ATGAAAACCGGAATAGCAGGAAAAATTGCAAATGCATTCATTAACTCGAAGCTGACACCGCTGTTAATGGTGCTCTTTTTGGGGCTGGGCTTCTATGGAACCTATTTAACACCCCGCGAGGAGGAGCCGCAAATTGATGTACCGATGGCTGATATCTTTATCGGTTACCCCGGGGCTTCTCCGAGTGAAATAGAAAAAAGAATCTCTATACCGCTTGAGAAAGTGCTCTCCAACATAGAAGGGGTGGAATATGTCTATTCTACCTCCATGCCCGACCAGGCCATGGTCTCGGCCCGCTTCTATGTAGGCGAAGATGTGGAGCGCAGCTTGGTACGCTTGTATAACGAGCTGATGAAAAATATAGACCAAATGCCGGAGGGAGCCACCCCGCCGATGGTCAAAACACGCTCCATTGACGATGTACCCATTATGACGCTGACGCTCTGGAGCAAATCGTACAGCGATTTTGAGATCCGCCGGGTGGCTGATGAGCTGGCGCTGGAGATCAAACAAATCGAGAATGTAGCCCAGGCCGAAATCCACGGCGGGCGGACACGCCAGGTTGAGGTCTCCCTCGACAAAAATAAAATGGCTTCCTATGGTATCGACCCAATGAAGGTAGCGGCACAGATACAGGCGGCCAATCAGGAGCTTTCCTCGGGTTCATTCAATAAAAATGACACGCAGTATCTGGTAGAAACCGGCAGTTTCTTTCGCAATGCCGACGAAGTGCGCAACCTTGTCGTAGATGTACAGGGCGGCGACCCGATTTACCTGAAGAGTATTGCCCAGGTAACCGACGGGCCTGAAGAACCAGCCGAATATGTTTCCTACGGGGTGGGAAATGCCAAAGCGGAGAAATCCAGAATGAATATTGGAGAATCCTATCCCGCAGTAACGCTTTCAATAGCCAAGCGCCCGGGTTCGGATGCCATGTTTATTGCCGAAAAAGTTCAGGAAAAAGTGGATATGCTGGATGGCAGCCTTATTCCGGCTGAGATTACTGTAACGACTACGCGTAACTATGGAGAGACTGCTGCCTCGAAAGTGCTTTCTCTGCTGGAACACCTGCTGGCCGCCATACTTGCCGTTACCATAGTTGTAGCGCTGGCCATGGGATGGCGGGGAGGCCTGGTGGTCTTTTTATCAGTACCGGTAACCTTCGCACTCACCCTGTTTCTCTACTATATATTCGGCTATACCCTGAACCGAATCACCCTATTTGCGCTGATATTTGTAACCGGTATTGTAGTGGACGACTCCATTATTATAGCTGAAAATATGCACAGACACTTTAAGATGCGTAAACTTCCGTTAAAGCAGGCGGCGATTGCGGCGATTAACGAGGTAGGAAACCCGACCATCCTCGCTACCTTCACCGTCATTTCGGCGGTACTGCCGATGGCTTTTGTATCGGGTTTGATGGGGCCGTATATGAGCCCTATGCCCATTGGCGCATCGCTGGCTATGATCTTTTCTCTGATTGTAGCACTGATTATTACTCCCTGGCTGGCTTACATGCTGCTGCCCCACGTGAAGCCTGAAAAAGACGAGAGCGGTGCCGACAAGGAGTACCGGCTTGAAGATACCCGTATCTATAAATGGTACTCGCGCATTATGAAACCGCTGCTGGAAAGCGTAACCAAGCGTTGGGTGTTTATCGGAGGCGTAACCGCTTTGCTTTTCGCCTCAATCCTGCTCTTCGTATTTCGTATGGTGGAAGTAAAAATGCTGCCTTTTGACAATAAAAACGAGGTACAGCTCATCATCGATATGCCGGAAGGAACCACCCTGGAGCGGACCAATGCCGTGGCACGGGAAGTGGGACTAAGTTTAAAAGAAATACCGGAAATTCTTGATTATCAAATTTATGCCGGTACCAACGCCCCTATAAACTTTAACGGGTTAGTCCGGAGCTATGGCCTTCGTGAAGGTGCGAACGTGGCGGATATACAAGTGAACATGGTGGATAAAGGAGAGCGCAGCGATCAAAGCCACGCTATTGCCAAGCGCATCCGCCCCATTGTGCAAAAGGTGGGCGACAAATACAACGCCAATATTAAAGTGGTGGAAGTGCCGCCGGGCCCGCCTGTACTATCCACGCTGGTTACCGAAATATATGGCCCGGATGAAGAACAGCGCCAGAGGGTGGGGCGTAAAGTGAAAAATATCTTCGGGGAAATGGAGGGCATCGTTGATGTGGACTGGATGAAGGAAGCGCCCCAGACCAAATATAAAATGGATGTGGATACCGAAAAAGCGATGCTTTCCGGCATTTCATCCCGGCAGGTGGTGCAGACGGTCAGGATGGCGCTGAGCGGCCAGCCTGTTTCACGCCTGTACAGCGAAGATGAGATCAATGATATCCCTATTGTTTTAAAGCTGCCTGAAAACGAGCGCTCCGGGATTGAGCAGTTAAGCCGCCTTTATATGCAGTCGGCTTCAGGCGCTATGATTCCGGTAACAGATTTAGTAACGGTGACCGAAGATACGTTGGAGTCCAGTATTTATCGCAAAAACCAGCGCCGGGTGTTATATGTAACGGCCGAAGTAGCCGGGGCTATCGAGAGCCCGGTCTATGCCATCCTGGATACCGGCGAAAAGATTGATGCCATTGATATGCCCGCCGGTTACAGCCTGGATCAGATTTTTGCCGGACAGCCCTTCATGCAGGAGGATTATACGCTGAAGTGGGACGGAGAATGGCAGATTACCTACGAGGTATTTCGTGACCTCGGGATCGCTTTCGCCGTTGTACTGGTGATTATTTACATGCTCATTATTGGCTGGTTCCAGGATTTCAAAGTACCCATTATTATGATGATCGCCATTCCGCTCTCGCTGGTAGGTATTCTCATCGGGCACTGGGTGCTGGGTGCTTTCTTTACAGCAACCTCGATGATCGGTATGATTGCCCTGGCAGGTATTATGGTGCGTAACTCCGTGCTGTTAATTGACTTTATCGAAATACGGCTTAATGAAGGAGAAACAATGAAACAGGCGGTTATTGAAGCCGGGGCTGTGCGCAGCATGCCCATTCTGTTGACAGCCGGTACCGTCGTAATTGGAGCGTTTGTGATACTGTTCGATCCGATTTTCCAGGGATTGGCGATTTCTCTGATGGGCGGAGCAATAGCTTCAACGGCCCTTACACTGCTGATGGTTCCGCTAATTTATTACATGGTGGAAAAGAAAGCCCATCAGCTGAAAGACAGCAACACGGAAACATAG
- a CDS encoding rhodanese-like domain-containing protein — translation MDKGEQFLERITQREKMQMIPRYIPDTKGLVTVDVTWGEIQPIQAAEGVQTIGECEIIEHLEKGLPVVDVRAPGTRHGVGIPGTSAIPLSDIVDRMDELDRSKPTVFFCNGPQCPQSQKAINMLLEAGYPAEKIWYYRGGMHDWITLGLPVTENGE, via the coding sequence ATGGACAAAGGAGAACAGTTCCTGGAGCGTATCACACAAAGAGAAAAAATGCAAATGATTCCCCGGTATATTCCAGATACTAAGGGACTGGTAACAGTAGATGTTACGTGGGGAGAAATTCAACCGATTCAGGCCGCCGAAGGAGTACAAACCATCGGTGAATGTGAGATAATCGAGCATCTTGAAAAGGGACTACCGGTGGTTGACGTACGGGCTCCCGGTACGCGTCATGGAGTGGGTATCCCCGGAACATCTGCCATTCCCCTTTCAGATATCGTGGACCGTATGGATGAGCTGGACCGGTCAAAGCCGACTGTTTTCTTCTGCAACGGGCCGCAGTGCCCGCAGTCGCAAAAGGCGATCAATATGCTGCTTGAGGCAGGGTATCCCGCCGAAAAAATATGGTATTACCGCGGCGGCATGCACGACTGGATCACCCTGGGACTGCCAGTTACCGAAAACGGGGAATGA
- a CDS encoding DUF2892 domain-containing protein, with translation MRKMERIIRAVAGSFVTISLILGYFVSPYWYLFTLFVGLNLFQSAFTKWCLAEEILKKFGIGVPCTTEGNSKSELEHQTQKL, from the coding sequence ATGAGAAAAATGGAACGCATTATACGAGCTGTCGCAGGAAGTTTTGTAACCATCAGCCTGATACTGGGCTACTTTGTTAGTCCCTACTGGTATCTGTTTACCCTGTTTGTGGGATTGAACCTGTTTCAGTCGGCATTTACCAAATGGTGCCTTGCCGAAGAGATATTGAAAAAATTCGGTATTGGCGTGCCCTGTACAACGGAAGGAAATTCTAAATCAGAACTTGAACATCAAACACAAAAGCTTTAA
- a CDS encoding NADH-quinone oxidoreductase subunit N, with product MATDLLNISPQLIVLSTTVIVLCLEMARLPRAALWALVVGMLTATGVAVDMLGTDTTAFSTTFRVDALSLWAVIILGPATILFALLGRSELKDSAREGTIYSLMGFSALGAMILAGSGDLMFIVLGLLISTLAGMAMAAHPRNDPSSEGAMKYFIYGSVAGAIMLFGLTFWAGLAGTTLISGINNPDLSSYAVMFGFITLVIGIGYAASLFPVHFWTPDTFEGAPVSIAAYLSVVPKIGALFALAQVVRDLPVSLVDWPLILAVLAALSMTFGNVVALWQDNVIRLLAYSTIAQSGYYLLGVIGVGQSTLAIDSMVVFGVAYLLMNAGAFAITLGEGTRLDDFKGMGKRRPWQAVGMTIFLLSLVGMPPLAGFAGKFLLFGAAIESGYSWLAVVAILNSAISLAVYMRIVVPMFFQEAEDGQIRTYAPGTSFVWISTLALTIAAGIGVQWFLG from the coding sequence ATGGCCACTGATTTACTGAATATTTCACCACAGCTTATTGTTTTATCCACCACGGTTATCGTGTTATGCCTGGAAATGGCCCGATTACCCCGGGCTGCACTATGGGCTTTGGTGGTTGGCATGCTCACAGCCACCGGTGTTGCCGTAGATATGCTGGGGACAGACACAACAGCTTTTTCCACTACCTTCCGTGTTGACGCACTCAGCTTGTGGGCCGTCATCATTCTGGGGCCGGCAACCATCCTTTTTGCTTTGCTGGGCCGATCGGAGCTGAAAGATTCGGCCCGCGAAGGCACCATATACAGCCTGATGGGCTTTTCAGCCTTGGGAGCCATGATTTTGGCGGGCAGCGGAGATCTCATGTTCATTGTACTGGGCCTGCTTATTAGTACTCTTGCCGGTATGGCCATGGCAGCTCACCCAAGGAACGACCCTTCCAGCGAAGGAGCGATGAAGTACTTTATTTACGGATCAGTAGCCGGAGCCATCATGCTTTTCGGGCTAACCTTCTGGGCGGGCCTTGCCGGAACGACGCTGATTTCCGGGATTAACAATCCTGACTTATCCTCTTATGCCGTTATGTTCGGCTTTATTACCCTGGTAATTGGAATCGGCTATGCGGCTTCCCTGTTTCCCGTCCATTTCTGGACGCCCGACACTTTCGAGGGCGCACCCGTCTCCATAGCCGCCTACCTGTCGGTAGTTCCCAAGATAGGGGCCCTGTTTGCACTCGCGCAGGTGGTTCGTGATCTTCCGGTTTCCCTTGTTGACTGGCCGTTGATCCTGGCCGTGCTGGCCGCGCTGTCCATGACCTTTGGCAATGTGGTAGCGCTGTGGCAGGACAATGTGATCCGGCTGCTGGCCTACTCCACTATTGCACAGTCAGGGTATTATCTGTTGGGAGTAATCGGAGTGGGACAAAGTACGCTTGCGATCGATTCAATGGTGGTTTTTGGGGTAGCATACCTGCTTATGAACGCAGGCGCTTTTGCCATTACTTTGGGCGAAGGCACCCGGCTGGACGATTTTAAAGGCATGGGAAAACGCCGGCCCTGGCAGGCGGTGGGTATGACCATTTTCCTGCTCTCCCTGGTAGGGATGCCGCCCCTGGCCGGCTTTGCCGGCAAATTTCTACTGTTTGGGGCAGCCATAGAATCCGGATATAGCTGGCTGGCGGTTGTTGCCATCCTGAACAGCGCAATTTCTCTTGCAGTTTATATGCGGATTGTGGTACCCATGTTTTTTCAGGAAGCCGAAGATGGGCAAATCAGAACTTACGCTCCGGGAACATCCTTCGTATGGATAAGCACACTTGCCTTAACGATAGCTGCGGGAATTGGCGTGCAGTGGTTTCTGGGTTAA